In Pleuronectes platessa chromosome 4, fPlePla1.1, whole genome shotgun sequence, the following proteins share a genomic window:
- the opn4xb gene encoding opsin 4xb yields MWSADSMEPETAHTQSTFFTKVDVPDHAHYIVAVFVFVIGTLGITGNALVMFAFYSNKKLRNLPNYFIMNLAVSDFLMAFTQSPIFFINCIYKEWVFGEMGCKLYAFCGALFGIASMINLLAISIDRYVVITKPLKAIHWSSKRRTALAILMVWLYSLAWSLAPLVGWSSYIPEGLMTSCTWDYVTYTKANRSYTMMLCCFVFFIPLGIIFYCYLFMFLAIRKTGREVERLGTQVRKSTLIQHKSIKTEWKLAKIAFVVIVVYVLSWSPYACVTLISWAGHANILSPYSKAVPAIIAKASAIYNPFIYAIIHNKYRMTLAEKFPCLWFLSPTPRKDCSSISESSYRDSIISRQSTASRTHFISATSNATDMVLRDVEMEPLGRRSGDSFRSMSSYGHSRRGRSYKKQLERKGTKTYPPQKCPSTMNEPSSSCELVSSSLTIATVPLLVLTRMRSQSLNNDISNAGEEKRSISSQLNSLKSDSFDSLNFRTIPASDPRSPQGIPRIIVISPTSESSLIKQDSVCMEDSIEAMENHTFVSLNFSSEVFEAVELLS; encoded by the exons ATGTGGTCCGCTGACAGCATGGAGCCAGAGACAGCACACacccagagcaccttcttcacCAAGGTGGACGTGCCCGACCATGCTCACTACATCGTGGCTGTGTTCGTCTTCGTCATCGGGACGCTGGGCATCACCGGCAATGCTCTGGTTATGTTCGCCTTCTATAG taacaAGAAGCTTCGTAACCTGCCCAACTACTTCATCATGAACTTGGCGGTCAGCGACTTCCTCATGGCCTTCACACAGTCGCCCATCTTCTTCATCAACTGTATCTACAAGGAATGGGTGTTCGGAGAGATGG GCTGTAAGTTGTACGCATTCTGTGGCGCCCTGTTCGGCATTGCCTCCATGATCAACCTACTGGCCATCTCCATCGACCGCTACGTGGTTATCACCAAGCCCCTGAAGGCGATTCACTGGAGCTCCAAGAGGAGAACTGCACTGGCAATCCTCATGGTCTGGCTCTACTCTCTGGCCTGGAGTCTGGCTCCTCTCGTCGGCTGGA GCTCTTATATCCCAGAGGGCCTGATGACGTCTTGCACGTGGGATTACGTCACTTACACAAAGGCCAACAGGAGCTACACGATGATGctttgctgttttgttttctttattcctcTGGGAATCATCTTTTATTGCTATCTCTTCATGTTTCTGGCCATAAGGAAGACTGGCAG GGAGGTAGAGCGTCTGGGGACTCAGGTGAGGAAATCCACCCTCATCCAACACAAGTCAATCAAAACCGAGTGGAAGTTGGCAAAGATCGCTTTCGTGGTCATCGTGGTTTATGTCCTCTCCTGGTCACCATATGCCTGCGTCACACTGATTTCCTGGGCAGG GCACGCCAACATCTTGTCGCCATACTCCAAGGCCGTCCCTGCAATCATAGCAAAAGCCTCGGCGATCTACAATCCCTTCATCTATGCGATCATACATAACAAATACAG GATGACTCTAGCAGAGAAGTTCCCCTGCCTCTGGTTTCTCTCTCCTACTCCTCGGAAGGACTGCTCCTCCATCAGCGAGTCGTCTTACAGGGACTCCATCATCAGCCGACAGTCCACAGCATCAAGGACACACTTCATTTCAGCGACCTCCAATGCCACAGACATG GTGTTGAGGGATGTAGAGATGGAGCCTTTGGGCAGGAGGTCAGGTGACTCCTTCCGAAGCATGTCGTCATACGGTCACTCTCGCAGAGGGAGGTCCTATAAGAAACAATTGGAGCGGAAAGGAACAAAGACCTATCCACCGCAGAAG TGTCCGTCCACCATGAATGAACCATCGAGCTCTTGTGAACTGGTTTCCAGCTCTCTTACCATCGCCACTGTCCCCCTGCTAGTTCTTACCAGGATGCGCAGCCAGAGTCTGAACAATGATATTTCAAACGCTGGGGAGGAGAAGCGCAGCATCAGCAGTCAGCTCAACAGCCTCAAGAGCGACTCGTTCGACTCCCTCAATTTCAGAACGATCCCGGCCAGCGATCCCCGGTCGCCTCAGGGCATCCCGCGCATTATCGTCATCAGTCCCACGTCGGAGAGCAGCCTCATCAAACAGGACAGCGTGTGCATGGAGGACAGCATTGAGGCGATGGAGAACCACACTTTTGTCAGTCTGAACTTCTCGTCGGAAGTGTTCGAGGCCGTTGAGCTGCTCTCGTGA
- the LOC128438673 gene encoding putative defense protein 3 — protein sequence MELRCLSAFLALHVLCCIDAYPSGAPTGACVDMIPRHMGVLPQPSPAPYSVLTNANSYQPGNPITVTITGPEYRGVLLEARTSGSTNALGTWNLPPPDTRFLECNGAPQGAVTHSNTNLKGNTTVYRWIPPKFTSPVYFMATIAQQRTVFWINVRSSTLTSGKPGGLSFATGAGAGQAEEKPLLLLVLGFLMFQVLA from the exons ATGGAGCTGCGTTGCCTCTCGGCCTTCTTGGCACTTCACGTGCTGTGTTGTATCGATGCCTATCCCAGCGGTGCTCCTACAGGCGCCTGCGTGGACATGATACCTCGACACATGGGGGTGCTGCCGCAGCCTTCACCGGCGCCCTACTCTGTTCTCACCAACGCCAACAGCTACCAGCCGGGGAATCCCATCACAG TGACGATCACTGGACCAGAATACAGAGGTGTGCTTCTGGAGGCTCGGACCAGCGGCAGCACCAACGCCCTGGGGACCTGgaatcttcctcctccagacaCCAGGTTTCTTGAG TGCAACGGAGCACCACAGGGGGCCGTTACTCACTCCAACACCAACCTGAAGGGCAACACCACCGTATACAGATGGATCCCACCTAAGTTTACCAGCCCTGTCTACTTCAT GGCCACCATAGCTCAGCAGCGGACGGTCTTCTGGATCAATGTGAGGTCCAGCACTCTGACCAGTG GGAAACCAGGAGGTCTCAGCTTTGCCACGGGTGCAGGTGCCGGACAGGCTGAAGAAaagcctctgctcctcctcgtgTTGGGTTTTCTAATGTTCCAAGTGCTGGCGTGA
- the LOC128438645 gene encoding pikachurin isoform X1 → MESTCKERNLLYLLLFAICTASVCLCARRTNARRADRLSPPLDIQLETINCTAFSVRWKMPRRHVSTITGYKVFYNEIRNGNPSESASLMEVPLSLDMLTTGQFDGQASFDVDIGDLKVNAKYRVSVGAYGWAGEGRPSMPRDISTASHEMCMRPSPPAQPVVMAVSDTELALSWQQGESEGSAPVLHFLVAYIRPEMDTEWTYIREPIETNSMVLKGLMPETEYQFVVRAVNVHGLSPPSSINNPVRTLASYGGVLYRGDTFQYVVQQPWLRLTGASDVGSGDYGRYITDPGTKDDDGFDVDDSDYDIFIEELKPFPDTDADNRKSQLRSRSGTPSGRNVVYRMNTIAPPNVTAPPVSTVPDFSDLIFDTTSEPSTTLDTTTTAQLTTTSITLPTTTTIPTMSPWKGDVPRVYDLTCDDTVCPPDSFCLSDYDSGGSRCHCNLGRRGDDCSEVVSMNFPRFHGYSHMTFEPLKNSYQTFQITVEFKTDSEDGLLLYCGENEQGRGDFTSLALVRGKLHYRFNCGTGAAQIVSESRVVPGQWHTVTVFRDGMSGWLRMDNDTPISGRAQGQYTKITFRSPLYLGGSPSAYWLVRATGTNRGFVGCIQSLSINNKATDIRPWPLGRALSGADISECSDSVCDLVSCANGGVCFANRADGYICLCPLGFRGALCEEGFSLSSPLFNETVFSYVVIPWPQSSQSYLSFTEFEITFRPSMPDGMLLYSDDAGSGDFLAINMVDRYVEFRFDCGSGGAVIRSEEQISLDTWHELRVSRTAKSGILQVDSQRPREGIAEGAFTQINCSSPLYIGGVPAYDKTKRTAGVIKPFSGIIQKLILNDRTIPITTATAGGVNVANSAHPCVESPCANGGTCRPKWDGYECDCPLGYDGRHCQKECGNYCLNTVTEAIEIPQFIGRSYLTYDNRDILKRASGSRTNLFIRFRSTVQDGLLMWRGDSPMRPNSDFLSMGLRDGALIFSYNLGSGAADIIVNGTFSDGKWHRVKAVRDGQSGKLTVDDYGAKTGRSPGKMRQLNINGPLYVGGMKEIALHTNRQYMGGLVGCVSHFTLSTDYHLALVEDAADGKNINTCSN, encoded by the exons ATCGTCTGAGTCCTCCATTGGACATCCAGCTGGAGACAATCAACTGCACAGCCTTCAGTGTACGATGGAAGATGCCCCGGAGACACGTGAGCACCATCACTGGATACAAG GTCTTCTACAATGAGATAAGGAACGGAAATCCATCGGAATCAGCATCTTTGATGGAGGTGCCACTCAGCTTGGACATGCTGACCACT GGCCAATTTGATGGACAGGCCAGTTTT GATGTGGACATCGGCGACCTGAAGGTGAACGCTAAGTACCGAGTCAGTGTTGGAGCGTACGGCTGGGCAGGGGAGGGCCGACCCAGCATGCCCAGGGACATCAGCACCGCCTCACATG AAATGTGCATGCGCCCGTCTCCCCCTGCTCAGCCGGTTGTCATGGCTGTGTCCGACACGGAGCTGGCGTTGTCATGGCAGCAAGGAGAGAGTGAAGGAAGTGCACCCGTCCTTCACTTCCTGGTGGCCTACATCAG GCCAGAAATGGACACGGAGTGGACTTATATCCGCGAGCCCATTGAGACTAACTCGATGGTTTTGAAGGGGTTAATGCCGGAGACGGAGTACCAGTTTGTTGTCAGGGCCGTCAACGTGCACGGACTGAGCCCACCCAGCAGCATCAACAACCCTGTGCGCACTCTAG CTTCCTACGGCGGAGTTCTGTACAGAGGAGACACCTTTCAGTATGTGGTGCAGCAGCCTTGGCTCAGGCTCACAG GTGCGTCAGATGTTGGCAGTGGTGATTATGGCCGGTACATCACCGATCCCGGGACCAAAGACGACGATGGCTTCGACGTCGATGACTCTGATTACGACATCTTTATCGAGGAG TTAAAGCCATTCCCAGATACTGATGCAGACAACAGGAAATCCCAGCTCCGCTCTCGCTCTGGTACGCCATCTGGTCGAAACGTTGTTTACCGTATGAACACCATCGCTCCTCCCAACGTTACTGCCCCACCAGTTTCCACCGTCCCAGACTTCTCAGACCTGATCTTCGACACCACCTCAGAGCCGAGTACCACCCTTGACACCACAACCACTGCCCAACTCACCACCACCAG CATCACGCTGccgaccaccaccaccatacCGACCATGTCCCCCTGGAAGGGTGACGTGCCTCGTGTGTACGACCTGACCTGCGATGACACCGTGTGCCCCCCCGACAGCTTCTGTCTCAGTGATTACGACAGTGGAGGTTCTCGCTGCCACTGTAACCTCGGACGAAGAGGAGACGATTGCTCTGAGG tggtGTCAATGAACTTTCCCCGGTTCCATGGCTACTCTCACATGACCTTTGAACCCTTAAAAAACTCTTACCAGACCTTCCAGATCACGGTGGAGTTCAAG aCAGACTCTGAGGATGGCTTGCTGCTGTACTGTGGAGAGAACGAGCAGGGTAGAGGAGACTTCACCTCTTTGGCCTTGGTACGAGGCAAACTTCACTACAG GTTTAACTGTGGCACCGGAGCAGCTCAGATAGTCAGTGAGAGTCGTGTTGTTCCTGGTCAGTGGCACACGGTCACTGTCTTCAGAGACGGCATGAGCGGCTGGCTTCGTATGGACAACGACACCCCAATATCTGGACGCGCACAG GGCCAATACACAAAGATCACCTTCCGCTCCCCGCTGTATTTGGGGGGATCCCCGAGTGCTTATTGGCTGGTCAGGGCGACGGGGACCAATCGTGGCTTTGTCGGCTGCATTCAGAGTCTGAGCATCAACAACAAGGCCACAGACATCAGGCCGTGGCCTCTGGGTAGAGCTCTGAGTGGAGCTGATATAA GTGAGTGCAGCGACAGCGTGTGTGACCTGGTCAGCTGTGCTAATGGCGGCGTCTGCTTCGCAAACCGCGCTGATGGCTACATCTGCCTGTGCCCACTCGGCTTCAGGGGAGCACTTTGCGAAGAGG GCTTCTCACTGTCCTCGCCGCTCTTCAATGAGACAGTGTTTTCGTACGTGGTCATCCCCTGGCCTCAGTCCTCTCAGAGTTATCTGTCCTTCACGGAGTTCGAGATCACGTTCCGACCATCGATGCCCGACGGGATGCTGCTGTACAGTGATGACGCCGGCAGCGGGGACTTCCTGGCTATAAACATGGTGGACAGATACGTGGAGTTCAGATTTGACTGCGGCTCTGGAGGAGCAGTCATAAG GAGTGAGGAGCAGATCAGTCTGGACACATGGCATGAGCTGAGGGTGTCTCGCACAGCGAAGAGTGGTATCCTTCAGGTGGACAGCCAGAGGCCAAGGGAAGGAATTGCTGAG GGAGCTTTTACTCAGATCAACTGCAGCTCCCCTCTCTATATTGGAGGAGTACCAGCATATGATAAAACCAAGAGGACGGCAGGTGTAATCAAGCCCTTCTCTGGAATTATTCAGAAG CTGATACTCAATGACCGCACCATCCCAATAACAACTGCCACTGCCGGTGGTGTGAACGTGGCGAACTCCGCACACCCCTGTGTGGAAAGTCCCTGCGCCAACGGAGGAACCTGCAGACCAAAGTGGGACGGATACGAGTGTGACTGTCCCTTAGGCTACGATGGCAGGCACTGCCAGAAAG AGTGTGGGAATTACTGTTTGAACA CTGTGACTGAAGCCATTGAGATCCCACAGTTCATTGGGCGGAGTTACCTGACTTACGATAACAGAGATATCCTCAAAAG GGCCTCGGGATCCAGGACCAACCTTTTCATTCGTTTTAGGAGCACAGTCCAGGACGGCCTGTTGATGTGGCGAGGAGACAGTCCAATGAGACCCAACAGTGACTTCCTGTCTATGGGGCTTCGGGACGGCGCTCTAATCTTCAG CTATAACCTGGGCAGTGGTGCAGCTGACATCATTGTCAACGGGACCTTTAGCGATGGGAAGTGGCACCGAGTCAAAGCTGTGAG GGACGGCCAGTCAGGCAAACTGACAGTCGATGACTATGGAGCGAAGACGGGGAGGTCGCCCGGCAAGATGAGACAACTCAACATCAACGGACCCTTATATGTTG GTGGCATGAAAGAAAtcgctctgcacacaaacagacagtacATGGGCGGCTTGGTGGGCTGCGTGTCCCACTTCACACTCTCCACTGATTATCACTTGGCGCTGGTGGAGGACGCTGCCGACGGCAAGAACATCAACACCTGCTCTAACTAG
- the LOC128438645 gene encoding pikachurin isoform X2, producing the protein MESTCKERNLLYLLLFAICTASVCLCARRTNARRADRLSPPLDIQLETINCTAFSVRWKMPRRHVSTITGYKVFYNEIRNGNPSESASLMEVPLSLDMLTTGQFDGQASFDVDIGDLKVNAKYRVSVGAYGWAGEGRPSMPRDISTASHEMCMRPSPPAQPVVMAVSDTELALSWQQGESEGSAPVLHFLVAYIRPEMDTEWTYIREPIETNSMVLKGLMPETEYQFVVRAVNVHGLSPPSSINNPVRTLGASDVGSGDYGRYITDPGTKDDDGFDVDDSDYDIFIEELKPFPDTDADNRKSQLRSRSGTPSGRNVVYRMNTIAPPNVTAPPVSTVPDFSDLIFDTTSEPSTTLDTTTTAQLTTTSITLPTTTTIPTMSPWKGDVPRVYDLTCDDTVCPPDSFCLSDYDSGGSRCHCNLGRRGDDCSEVVSMNFPRFHGYSHMTFEPLKNSYQTFQITVEFKTDSEDGLLLYCGENEQGRGDFTSLALVRGKLHYRFNCGTGAAQIVSESRVVPGQWHTVTVFRDGMSGWLRMDNDTPISGRAQGQYTKITFRSPLYLGGSPSAYWLVRATGTNRGFVGCIQSLSINNKATDIRPWPLGRALSGADISECSDSVCDLVSCANGGVCFANRADGYICLCPLGFRGALCEEGFSLSSPLFNETVFSYVVIPWPQSSQSYLSFTEFEITFRPSMPDGMLLYSDDAGSGDFLAINMVDRYVEFRFDCGSGGAVIRSEEQISLDTWHELRVSRTAKSGILQVDSQRPREGIAEGAFTQINCSSPLYIGGVPAYDKTKRTAGVIKPFSGIIQKLILNDRTIPITTATAGGVNVANSAHPCVESPCANGGTCRPKWDGYECDCPLGYDGRHCQKECGNYCLNTVTEAIEIPQFIGRSYLTYDNRDILKRASGSRTNLFIRFRSTVQDGLLMWRGDSPMRPNSDFLSMGLRDGALIFSYNLGSGAADIIVNGTFSDGKWHRVKAVRDGQSGKLTVDDYGAKTGRSPGKMRQLNINGPLYVGGMKEIALHTNRQYMGGLVGCVSHFTLSTDYHLALVEDAADGKNINTCSN; encoded by the exons ATCGTCTGAGTCCTCCATTGGACATCCAGCTGGAGACAATCAACTGCACAGCCTTCAGTGTACGATGGAAGATGCCCCGGAGACACGTGAGCACCATCACTGGATACAAG GTCTTCTACAATGAGATAAGGAACGGAAATCCATCGGAATCAGCATCTTTGATGGAGGTGCCACTCAGCTTGGACATGCTGACCACT GGCCAATTTGATGGACAGGCCAGTTTT GATGTGGACATCGGCGACCTGAAGGTGAACGCTAAGTACCGAGTCAGTGTTGGAGCGTACGGCTGGGCAGGGGAGGGCCGACCCAGCATGCCCAGGGACATCAGCACCGCCTCACATG AAATGTGCATGCGCCCGTCTCCCCCTGCTCAGCCGGTTGTCATGGCTGTGTCCGACACGGAGCTGGCGTTGTCATGGCAGCAAGGAGAGAGTGAAGGAAGTGCACCCGTCCTTCACTTCCTGGTGGCCTACATCAG GCCAGAAATGGACACGGAGTGGACTTATATCCGCGAGCCCATTGAGACTAACTCGATGGTTTTGAAGGGGTTAATGCCGGAGACGGAGTACCAGTTTGTTGTCAGGGCCGTCAACGTGCACGGACTGAGCCCACCCAGCAGCATCAACAACCCTGTGCGCACTCTAG GTGCGTCAGATGTTGGCAGTGGTGATTATGGCCGGTACATCACCGATCCCGGGACCAAAGACGACGATGGCTTCGACGTCGATGACTCTGATTACGACATCTTTATCGAGGAG TTAAAGCCATTCCCAGATACTGATGCAGACAACAGGAAATCCCAGCTCCGCTCTCGCTCTGGTACGCCATCTGGTCGAAACGTTGTTTACCGTATGAACACCATCGCTCCTCCCAACGTTACTGCCCCACCAGTTTCCACCGTCCCAGACTTCTCAGACCTGATCTTCGACACCACCTCAGAGCCGAGTACCACCCTTGACACCACAACCACTGCCCAACTCACCACCACCAG CATCACGCTGccgaccaccaccaccatacCGACCATGTCCCCCTGGAAGGGTGACGTGCCTCGTGTGTACGACCTGACCTGCGATGACACCGTGTGCCCCCCCGACAGCTTCTGTCTCAGTGATTACGACAGTGGAGGTTCTCGCTGCCACTGTAACCTCGGACGAAGAGGAGACGATTGCTCTGAGG tggtGTCAATGAACTTTCCCCGGTTCCATGGCTACTCTCACATGACCTTTGAACCCTTAAAAAACTCTTACCAGACCTTCCAGATCACGGTGGAGTTCAAG aCAGACTCTGAGGATGGCTTGCTGCTGTACTGTGGAGAGAACGAGCAGGGTAGAGGAGACTTCACCTCTTTGGCCTTGGTACGAGGCAAACTTCACTACAG GTTTAACTGTGGCACCGGAGCAGCTCAGATAGTCAGTGAGAGTCGTGTTGTTCCTGGTCAGTGGCACACGGTCACTGTCTTCAGAGACGGCATGAGCGGCTGGCTTCGTATGGACAACGACACCCCAATATCTGGACGCGCACAG GGCCAATACACAAAGATCACCTTCCGCTCCCCGCTGTATTTGGGGGGATCCCCGAGTGCTTATTGGCTGGTCAGGGCGACGGGGACCAATCGTGGCTTTGTCGGCTGCATTCAGAGTCTGAGCATCAACAACAAGGCCACAGACATCAGGCCGTGGCCTCTGGGTAGAGCTCTGAGTGGAGCTGATATAA GTGAGTGCAGCGACAGCGTGTGTGACCTGGTCAGCTGTGCTAATGGCGGCGTCTGCTTCGCAAACCGCGCTGATGGCTACATCTGCCTGTGCCCACTCGGCTTCAGGGGAGCACTTTGCGAAGAGG GCTTCTCACTGTCCTCGCCGCTCTTCAATGAGACAGTGTTTTCGTACGTGGTCATCCCCTGGCCTCAGTCCTCTCAGAGTTATCTGTCCTTCACGGAGTTCGAGATCACGTTCCGACCATCGATGCCCGACGGGATGCTGCTGTACAGTGATGACGCCGGCAGCGGGGACTTCCTGGCTATAAACATGGTGGACAGATACGTGGAGTTCAGATTTGACTGCGGCTCTGGAGGAGCAGTCATAAG GAGTGAGGAGCAGATCAGTCTGGACACATGGCATGAGCTGAGGGTGTCTCGCACAGCGAAGAGTGGTATCCTTCAGGTGGACAGCCAGAGGCCAAGGGAAGGAATTGCTGAG GGAGCTTTTACTCAGATCAACTGCAGCTCCCCTCTCTATATTGGAGGAGTACCAGCATATGATAAAACCAAGAGGACGGCAGGTGTAATCAAGCCCTTCTCTGGAATTATTCAGAAG CTGATACTCAATGACCGCACCATCCCAATAACAACTGCCACTGCCGGTGGTGTGAACGTGGCGAACTCCGCACACCCCTGTGTGGAAAGTCCCTGCGCCAACGGAGGAACCTGCAGACCAAAGTGGGACGGATACGAGTGTGACTGTCCCTTAGGCTACGATGGCAGGCACTGCCAGAAAG AGTGTGGGAATTACTGTTTGAACA CTGTGACTGAAGCCATTGAGATCCCACAGTTCATTGGGCGGAGTTACCTGACTTACGATAACAGAGATATCCTCAAAAG GGCCTCGGGATCCAGGACCAACCTTTTCATTCGTTTTAGGAGCACAGTCCAGGACGGCCTGTTGATGTGGCGAGGAGACAGTCCAATGAGACCCAACAGTGACTTCCTGTCTATGGGGCTTCGGGACGGCGCTCTAATCTTCAG CTATAACCTGGGCAGTGGTGCAGCTGACATCATTGTCAACGGGACCTTTAGCGATGGGAAGTGGCACCGAGTCAAAGCTGTGAG GGACGGCCAGTCAGGCAAACTGACAGTCGATGACTATGGAGCGAAGACGGGGAGGTCGCCCGGCAAGATGAGACAACTCAACATCAACGGACCCTTATATGTTG GTGGCATGAAAGAAAtcgctctgcacacaaacagacagtacATGGGCGGCTTGGTGGGCTGCGTGTCCCACTTCACACTCTCCACTGATTATCACTTGGCGCTGGTGGAGGACGCTGCCGACGGCAAGAACATCAACACCTGCTCTAACTAG